A genomic segment from Pseudopipra pipra isolate bDixPip1 chromosome 14, bDixPip1.hap1, whole genome shotgun sequence encodes:
- the ADGRG3 gene encoding adhesion G protein-coupled receptor G3 isoform X2, with the protein MCDFGPPAHPQALPAMDVPRMGDQGLRTLWVPLPALPLAAGDEFLSFCPQTGLLAEFGARLVGPEQRSDLPAATSQCSSPPQGPSTLNTTEKGKAGKIHLPREIFRSLSSQIVRVVVTVLNIQQLGMFKEVNQAGQVLDNTVVGITVGNTSISGLRDPVQLTFTHRQLPRDVTPQCVFWDPSKGQAGGWHSSGCVTQPGDQKTVCSCDHLTFFTLLLNPALDSPTAQALMAVATAGCGVAMAFSIFTIAFCLFIRCRFRFEETVRINLGLHMNLVGSLFLLNLAFLLSSGLSGRTQPGTCKVLGGLTHYCLLCCFTWTALEGCQLYLLFVKVLGVYIHHYLAKLCLLGWGLPVLVVGVAGAIGSYGEYSIQTTDHQVIALCVHHCPQGSGGPLAQGVVAQSCWECSSQGLHPSSLALCHASASLIVITTYPPPPPPPVMLSFLGHACSPPGHGGMSKVHLELPQDPSQLSNTRAVDMHHCPLASSWPWKTPPAQECPCIPETSLCGGSHECFWGLQDHWRHCGCLFSGAGSLPNMSCSTTSPTAATSASYSSSTWLSLGW; encoded by the exons aTGTGTGACTTTGGGcctcctgcccacccacagGCTCTCCCAGCTATGGATGTCCCACGCATGGGTGATCAAGGGTTGAGGACCTTGTGGGTcccactcccagctctgcctctagCTGCTGGGGATGAGTTTCTCTCCTTCTGCCCTCAGACAGGGCTTCTGGCTGAATTTGGAGCAAGGTTGGTGGGTCCCGAGCAGAGAAGTGACCTGCCAGCAGCAACCTCCCAATGTTCTTCTCCGCCTCAGGGCCCCAGCACACTGAACACCACAGAGAAGGGGAAGGCAGGAAAAATCCATCTCCCTAGGGAGATATTTCGGTCTCTGAGTAGCCAGATAGTGCGTGTGGTGGTGACAGTCCTCAACATCCAGCAGCTTGGCATGTTCAAG GAAGTCAACCAGGCAGGGCAGGTCCTGGACAACACCGTGGTGGGCATCACAGTGGGAAACACCAGCATCTCCGGGCTGCGGGACCCCGTGCAGCTCACCTTCACCCACAGGCAGCTGCCCCGT GATGTCACCCCGCAGTGTGTCTTCTGGGATCCCAGCAAAG ggcaggcaggaggctggCACAGCAGTGGATGTGTCACACAGCCTGGGGACCAGAAGACAGTCTGCTCCTGTGACCATCTCACCTTCTTCACCCTCCTCCTG AACCCAGCTCTGGacagccccacagcacaggcCTTGATGGCTGTTGCCACCGCTGGCTGTGGGGTAGCCATGGCTTTTTCCATCTTCACCATCGCCTTCTGCCTCTTCATAAG GTGCAGGTTCAGGTTTGAGGAGACCGTGCGCATCAACCTGGGGCTGCACATGAACCTCGtgggcagcctgttcctccTCAACCTGGCCTTCCTGCTCAGCAGTGGGCTCTCTGGGAGGACCCAGCCGGGGACCTGTAAGGTCCTGGGGGGGCTCACCCACTactgcctgctctgctgcttcaCCTGGACGGCGCTGGAGGGCTGTCAGCTCTACCTCCTCTTCGTCAAGGTCCTTGGTGTCTACATCCACCACTACCTGGCGAAGCTGTGCCTGCTTGGCTGGG GCTTGCCCGTTCTCGTGGTGGGAGTGGCAGGAGCTATCGGCAGCTACGGAGAGTACAGCATCCAGACCACGGACCACCAGGTCATAGCCCTGTGCGTGCACCACTGCCCACAGGGCTCAGGTGGCCCTTTGGCACAGGGAGTGGTAGCCCAGTCCTGCTGGGAGTGCAGCAGTCAGGGATTGCACCCATCCAGCTTGGCTTTATGCCATGCTTCTGCTTCCTTAATTGTGATTACAACATATCCGCCACCCCCCCCACCACCTGTCATGCTGAGCTTCCTTGGCCATGCCTGCAGCCCTCCAGGTCATGGAGGGATGTCCAAGGTCCACCTGGAGCTTCCCCAGGATCCCTCCCAGCTGAGCAACACGAGGGCAGTGGATATGCACCACTGTCCCCTTGCTTCATCCTGGCCTTGGAAAACCCCCCCAGCACAagagtgtccctgcattcctgaaACATCCCTATGTGGAGGCTCCCATGAGTGCTTCTGGGGCTTGCAGGACCACTGGAGGCACTGTGGTTGTCTCTTTTCAGGTGCTGGATCACTTCCAAACATGTCCTGCTCCACTACATCACCAACTGCGGCTACTTCAGCCTCATATTCCTCTTCAACATGGCTCTCTTTGGGGTGGTGA
- the LOC135421972 gene encoding pancreatic secretory granule membrane major glycoprotein GP2-like isoform X1: MLEGSLFLNDCKHVQRAWYKPKLPRACLFLQERTVRCLLLFSVLCLAGCEVNKGELGSTHGLRPRVAVHLKRSPDACLSNPCQHQGHCQVVGDRPVCSCKPGFKGEFCQDVVLKLACEEDYMKMMVRKEVFELLKIPRELVHLKNQACKVSEKEEEGELFFSATLTGENHTACGSIIQKNNSHVSYSNVIESEQEAHGAMISRSFQLEVHFSCIYAYEQVVRLPFALTAVDKLVQSVVREGHFNVSMRLYKSPSYLQPYHLPAVAVPITDTLYVLLKIEGQHQLKYFLLSILDCWATPSMDPFQSVQHKLIEQGCPHDKTVTYLNAIGESSTAKFSFQMFRFVGYPEVFLHCRVRLCLPNGPEPCAKQCPRHLKNKRALVDDYNKIVSYGPIHLLASPSSGAETHHSSTDQQDLAGPSPWLPGALVLLCVLGVLTVAAAAVSVGRRTG; encoded by the exons ATGCTTGAGGGTTCACTGTTTCTGAACGACTGCAAACATGTCCAGCGAGCATGGTACAAACCCAAGTTACCCAGAGCCTGCTTGTTTCTCCAGGAAAGGACTGTGAGATGTTTGTTGCTGttctctgtgctctgcctggCTGGCTGTGAAGTCAACAAGG GTGAGCTGGGGAGCACACATGGCCTGAGGCCACGGGTTGCCGTCCACCTCAAGAGGAGCCCAGATGCCTGCCTGTCCAACCCGTGCCAGCACCAGGGACACTGCCAGGTGGTGGGGGACAGACCAGTTTGCAGCTGCAAACCAGGCTTCAAAGGGGAATTCTGCCAAG ATGTGGTACTGAAGCTGGCCTGTGAGGAGGACTATATGAAGATGATGGTGAGGAAGGAGGTGTTTGAACTCTTGAAAATCCCACGGGAGCTTGTCCACTTGAAGAACCAAGCGTGCAAGGtctcagaaaaggaagaagagggtGAGCTGTTTTTTTCAGCCACTCTCACTGGTGAAAACCACACTGCGTGTGGGTCAATAATCCAG AAAAACAACTCCCATGTCTCCTACTCCAACGTCATTGAGTCAGAGCAGGAAGCCCATGGGGCCATGATCTCCCGGAGTTTTCAGCTGGAAGTGCATTTCTCCTGCATCTATGCCTATGAGCAGGTGGTGAGGCTGCCCTTCGCTCTCACTGCTGTTGACAA GCTGGTGCAGTCCGTGGTCAGGGAAGGACACTTCAATGTCAGCATGAGACTGTACAAGTCCCCCTCCTACCTCCAGCCTTATCACCTGCCAGCTGTGGCCGTCCCCATCACGGACACACTCTATGTCCTGCTGAAGATAGAAGGACAGCACCAGCTCAAGTACTTCCTGCTGAGTATTTTGGACTGCTGGGCCACCCCAAGCATGGATCCCTTCCAGAGCGTGCAGCACAAGCTCATTGAGCAGGG gtgtccccatgaTAAGACAGTGACCTACCTGAATGCCATTGGAGAGAGCAGTACCGCCAAGTTCAGCTTCCAGATGTTTCGGTTTGTTGGTTACCCCGAGGTGTTCCTGCACTGCCGTGTCCGGCTCTGTCTCCCCAACGGTCCAGAGCCCTGTGCCAAG CAATGCCCAAGGCACTTGAAGAACAAGAGGGCACTGGTGGATGACTACAACAAGATTGTCTCCTACGGGCCCATCCACCTGCTGGCTTCTCCTTCCTCGGGAGCAGAGACCCACCATTCCAGCACTGACCAACAGGACCTGGCAG GACCCAGCCCGTGGCTGCCCGGGGCCCTCGTCCTGCTGTGTGTGCTCGGTGTGCTCACCGTGGCTGCGGCGGCCGTCAGCGTGGGGCGGCGAACGGGTTAG
- the LOC135421972 gene encoding pancreatic secretory granule membrane major glycoprotein GP2-like isoform X2: MERTVRCLLLFSVLCLAGCEVNKGELGSTHGLRPRVAVHLKRSPDACLSNPCQHQGHCQVVGDRPVCSCKPGFKGEFCQDVVLKLACEEDYMKMMVRKEVFELLKIPRELVHLKNQACKVSEKEEEGELFFSATLTGENHTACGSIIQKNNSHVSYSNVIESEQEAHGAMISRSFQLEVHFSCIYAYEQVVRLPFALTAVDKLVQSVVREGHFNVSMRLYKSPSYLQPYHLPAVAVPITDTLYVLLKIEGQHQLKYFLLSILDCWATPSMDPFQSVQHKLIEQGCPHDKTVTYLNAIGESSTAKFSFQMFRFVGYPEVFLHCRVRLCLPNGPEPCAKQCPRHLKNKRALVDDYNKIVSYGPIHLLASPSSGAETHHSSTDQQDLAGPSPWLPGALVLLCVLGVLTVAAAAVSVGRRTG; encoded by the exons ATG GAAAGGACTGTGAGATGTTTGTTGCTGttctctgtgctctgcctggCTGGCTGTGAAGTCAACAAGG GTGAGCTGGGGAGCACACATGGCCTGAGGCCACGGGTTGCCGTCCACCTCAAGAGGAGCCCAGATGCCTGCCTGTCCAACCCGTGCCAGCACCAGGGACACTGCCAGGTGGTGGGGGACAGACCAGTTTGCAGCTGCAAACCAGGCTTCAAAGGGGAATTCTGCCAAG ATGTGGTACTGAAGCTGGCCTGTGAGGAGGACTATATGAAGATGATGGTGAGGAAGGAGGTGTTTGAACTCTTGAAAATCCCACGGGAGCTTGTCCACTTGAAGAACCAAGCGTGCAAGGtctcagaaaaggaagaagagggtGAGCTGTTTTTTTCAGCCACTCTCACTGGTGAAAACCACACTGCGTGTGGGTCAATAATCCAG AAAAACAACTCCCATGTCTCCTACTCCAACGTCATTGAGTCAGAGCAGGAAGCCCATGGGGCCATGATCTCCCGGAGTTTTCAGCTGGAAGTGCATTTCTCCTGCATCTATGCCTATGAGCAGGTGGTGAGGCTGCCCTTCGCTCTCACTGCTGTTGACAA GCTGGTGCAGTCCGTGGTCAGGGAAGGACACTTCAATGTCAGCATGAGACTGTACAAGTCCCCCTCCTACCTCCAGCCTTATCACCTGCCAGCTGTGGCCGTCCCCATCACGGACACACTCTATGTCCTGCTGAAGATAGAAGGACAGCACCAGCTCAAGTACTTCCTGCTGAGTATTTTGGACTGCTGGGCCACCCCAAGCATGGATCCCTTCCAGAGCGTGCAGCACAAGCTCATTGAGCAGGG gtgtccccatgaTAAGACAGTGACCTACCTGAATGCCATTGGAGAGAGCAGTACCGCCAAGTTCAGCTTCCAGATGTTTCGGTTTGTTGGTTACCCCGAGGTGTTCCTGCACTGCCGTGTCCGGCTCTGTCTCCCCAACGGTCCAGAGCCCTGTGCCAAG CAATGCCCAAGGCACTTGAAGAACAAGAGGGCACTGGTGGATGACTACAACAAGATTGTCTCCTACGGGCCCATCCACCTGCTGGCTTCTCCTTCCTCGGGAGCAGAGACCCACCATTCCAGCACTGACCAACAGGACCTGGCAG GACCCAGCCCGTGGCTGCCCGGGGCCCTCGTCCTGCTGTGTGTGCTCGGTGTGCTCACCGTGGCTGCGGCGGCCGTCAGCGTGGGGCGGCGAACGGGTTAG